The following is a genomic window from Dioscorea cayenensis subsp. rotundata cultivar TDr96_F1 chromosome 10, TDr96_F1_v2_PseudoChromosome.rev07_lg8_w22 25.fasta, whole genome shotgun sequence.
CCACTATACTTCACCTAGGTCCTCTATTGTAATAGTTGCTCAAGATCAAGTTCCAAATAGATAGGAGCAAACTTGCTCATGAATGATCAAGAGTATGTTCATCAACTTTAAGAATACGACCAAACTGGGAAGCCACTAGTTCAAGAATTTCACCTCCCCATAGTTCCATGTGCAAGTGATAGATCTGAATCCAAACAACCGCAGTCGAGAGCTTCTCAAACACTGGTTGAAAGCTTTCTGACCATAGGAGAGTTGGAGAATTCTTCCAGCAACCGTCCATGGACCGTCTCACAATAGACGACCCTGCATTTCAGAAGACTcacattaaatataataaaaaccatTGGGAAGATCCACCACGATGAAAGCTCCCAGTCCTCACTAGGCGTCAACCAAGGCAAGCTTGGCTTGGTCCAGAGGGAGAGCCTTGCCCAAAAATTTTGCGTATAGTGATGTTTGCATGCTGTCCCTGGCATGAATTTTAGAGATCATGATCTATCGTGATTGAAGCAAAGGaggcatttttaatttttttttcaaagtgatCTCTTCTCAGATGTGGAGGATGGTCCTAAAGGTCTAAATTGGGTTAGGCAATAACAACATTTGCCCAAGAGACTCTAGCAGATGGTCCTGGACGAGAGCGAGGGGCTGATGGCCATGAGGGGGACATCAAAAGGGCTGGGCAAGAGGACTAcagagaagaaggaaaaaacatgaaaaaaattgaagaactcTTAGTTCAAAGACTTAGGTTCTTGTTCAGAGATGCTGATGATACCTTACATGGAGTGTATATCTCATCTATAGTTTATTAGTTTTTCAATCTCTATATATACCTTCATTGTAACTATGCAGGGATGAGAGATGCGGACTTTTGATTAACACATTATaatggtgttatttatttattcattgttCATTTTACTATTAAATTACGCTAagtcaacaacaacaacaaccattttCATTGATGAGCAAATAAAATGATACACTAAGTCACACtaacaagaaatgaaaaagcttTTCCTTCTCTTGTGTTTGTTTAATAACATACTCCAACATTTGATTGTGTAATGTGCTCATATTTAATTCATATCAAATGCATTCATGAAGTACTTCTCTAAAAAAACTCCTTGAAATCCTTCTTCTTGGTCATCACCTCCTtgtcataatatatatagtcaGTCATGGATTAATTAAGCTTTCCAATTTTCCCCAATCTCCAGGATCAACTCTTCACACTTGCTTAAGGTGagggcttgtggaatttttaaagaacttgCGCACACTCAAGTTTATCCACTttggtgaaaaaaaattaatgaaattttaattagatttttcTAAGAAATGAATTTTGAAGTAATAACAATTCAAAATCTAAAACATGAGAAGAAGAGTGGTATGGAAAGCGATGTCTCATTGCTAATGTTACCAATCTGAGGGCAAAAGAGTCATTGCATATGCATTTATGATTGATCAATTTTGGAGGATAGCTTCGGGATAAAATTGGGATATTCAATACattacacacacaaaaaaaccCTCAAGGATTGTTACTTTCTTTGAATAATAAGAATTGATTTAGCTAATTAatcatctaattaattaatttggtcaAATAGAATAATCTTATATTAAATAGGTCAACTGATATTGACCTTTTAATTAACAGGTCAAACAAATTGACTAATTATAACCGGAATTCATTTATAATTAGTTCAACTTCATATTTTGATCATGAAATTTAGGTTGGGAATAAGAGTTCAATCCGATAACCTTACACAGTCTGCTAAATAACATTGtaaaatgtatatttataatattaataaaaaaaagttataataaaaatttggagaaatcatatttattgtacaattaatttaaatattttcagaaTAAAACCATTTTCAAGTAAATTTGTATTGaattttaatatctaaaattatataaaccaATGAATATTCCTAAATTAGTGTGTCAATTCTTAACCTCAGGagtaaaacatattttttaaaatttgggaaaatatattttcatttgaaagttaaatctttttttaaaaaaataaaacccaagAATTGAATAGGCTCATTCACTTAATTCAATTGTAACCAAATAGTGCACATCagtaatatatatgaatatctaTCATCTAAAAATGTCTTTAGATTCAAAATCTAGGAACATTAACCATTGGATTACTATCCAACATCCTCAAcacatttataaataatattgaacaGTTCAAATATTATCACACATTGgtacataataattataaacagtaaatttacaaaatatttatataaataatagacattGGATCACCATCcaataattataaacaaatatcttTAGTAAACAATCATTTCCTTACGCATACAGATGATTTAAACGTGTATATgtatagttatttataatttatgaaatatttaagtttctctaataatagtaataatatgtTAGGAAGAGGTAGTCAAAGTGTAAGGGTGGGAAAAAAAACATGGTCAAATAGGAAAAATGACAGGCCGGCCCTTGAAGATTGGATCTCTAAATCAGTGACTCTTTCATGCACGTTGCCAACATCAGACATATGGCTCCATTTCATCAATCAAACTTTCctaactttttctttattatcaaACAAGCAACATCACAATAGTACATTAGTactaatgttttaattttcttcttattatttttttaaattaggttaagctatatattttataaaatcattaaatgaaaaaatgatcataatgtttaatgttttaattttctttttttttttaattgagttaagttatatactttataaaatcataaaataatttaaatgatcataacataaaaaattacgTGTAAAGTATCCCTTTTTCTTATAaacagaatttttttaatttttatttataatataaacaaatcatctttacacatatttaatatttttttattattaggttTTAAAAGGAAGTTGAACCCTCGAACTTCTTTTATATGAGAAATACAACtaaatttgttaatattgtgattaaataaaaataaattagaagaaaGGAAGGAACAATTAATAAAGGAATGAAGGCATATATCCCAAGGGGAATGAGCATGATTAGATAGAAGCATAAAGGGCAAAGATATATGTAAACAGTTGGAATACATGAGAAagttgatgttttgttttgtattgaTGTCTAATGGCCAGTTGAAGAGGATACAAGTCCACCTAAGTCTACATGCTTTGTTCACAACTTTAACATATAGCAAACAGTTGAACAGTAATATGTACTAGGGAGGGCATTTATTTTAGATGGCATTGGAGTGTAGAAGGGCTTTAATGAGGGATTAACACATTTTCATGTGTATgtgtatctttttatttttattttttattttgtatttttaatctcaagtgtttttaataaaaaaactgatATAAAAACATGCACCAGTTATAATAACTGCATTGCGAGTTGAGAAACTCAAATTAAAAACCCTTCAATTACAAGACtaattttatattcttattttttataatattatatgttttatattcttttaactcccatttttttaaaatgaattctcgttatttattattttaataaaaaatattcatctaCACACCACTGCAATttgcacactaaaaaaaatcatagatgctaataataataataataataataataataataataataataatataattgattatataaaaatataacctccacatacatatttatattgcaaagaaaaataaacacatgataTCATGATCAAAATCACAATGGAACCAAAGTGGAGAAACAGGGCAGAATAAATTACTTCTTATAACTTGATGGAAATGGCTTTTCTCAAATCAATGATCATGAATAatactattttcttttgtatacatatatataatatcatttgttAATATAAAGTTGTTATTATAAGCCAAAAATCTCACAGTATAAATTAATGTGGTATTTGGTTTATCCAATTAGTTGGTCGATAAAGATAtgagattaaaaataataataataataataataatgaatatggaagagaatttttatttgagttgatCTAATCaggattaaaaaatttaatttaaattaacaatattaataaagtcagaataaaaaaaatcaatacaaataattttatattaaaaaaaaaaaggttgttaACATAAGATTTGATGTAACGCTAATAACAAACCGATCTTCAGCTCAAATTCAgttttattaaaagaataaattgaaaaataattgaaaaaagaaaagaatcaaagaagaACAGTAAAAGCTGGACATGAGTTGGAGACATTGGaatcaacaaagtaaaaaaatgaaaaataaaaaaaataaaaaaagagagaataacatttaaaaaaaaagaagattaaaattttttttttaaaaaaaaaaattccagcTGTCACGAGGAAAGCATTGCATGCTTCGTCAGAGGTTGTCCCCAGGCTCGACTTAAAATCAAGAGATAACGACAAGGCTTAGTCTTAATTGTGCCCGTTTAATCCTTAATTAAGTCCTTAATACGCGGATTAGATCGGGGATTAATCGAGGCATCTCTTGGAGCTATAAAAGCTCCATCCATGGTGGCTGAGGAGAGCGAGCGAGCGAGCGGGGGGGAACGAGAGAAAAGAGTAAAGGAGCTCCTCTCTCGCCCTCGCCTTAGGTCTCGCTTCCCTTTTTGTTGTAGATCTTTGATTCTTATAGGTTTGTGGtttaggtttttttctttttttctttttttttttagcttttggTTGTTGGTCTTTGTTATTTGGTGTTGGATTTTGGTGGATTTGtgagaggattagggtttgtggTTGTGGTTTCGGGCGGAATTGAAGGCGGCTGGAGTTTTGGAGACGGATCTGGCGGTTTAAGCTTCGGTTCAGGtaaaaatgagaatttttttcttttgttttatggaTGTGAATGTGAATGTATGGATTGTTTTGTGGTTTGCTTGATTTTGGTTATTATTGGCTTTGATCTGTTCCTTTTGTGAGCAAAGCTGGGGTTTTTGTGTTTGTGGCTTCGAGATCTGAGAGATGGGgctttgttttgtatgtttGGATTATTGCGTTTCTGTGTGTGTGGCTGAACTTAAAGATCTTGTGAAAAAACGTTGCTCTGTTTGTTTCTCttcaaataagttttttttttcctattatgCACtgtttctatataaaaaaaaaagtatgatcTTTTGTAGTAGCTAAAAGAGGTTAGATTGTCTTTTGATCTGTTGACTTGTTTATGGAGTTGATCACTTATTATAGAGATTTTATCTAGGTGTAGTGTCACTGAAATGCTacattattttagaattttaatataatgttGCTAAAATTGCTTTCTTTAGAGGAGGGTGAAGAAAAGGTGCGTCTTTAGCTGATAAGTAGTGTTTGTGGCGTTGGTGTTTAATATGCTAATGTTAATACCTTTTCTAAGGAAGCTTTGGtagttgtttgtttaaaaatcaTTCTCTTTCATCAAAAGAATTGTTTGATTGGTCAGAGGTGATAAACTGCAATGCAATGCCTTTTCTTTTATGTGGTTCAGTACtggtcttttcttttcttttcttctttttaaaccTGCTTCTATCATATGTTGTTACctaaagtttttaattaatttagcttgatcttcaattttgtttactatccttgttttctttagtGTTGTATTTATATACTCATGAGTGAAGATCTGTACTATCTATATATTTGCCACTTATAGTAAGTTGATTATATTAAAGATTATAATTTCTATTAACCTTCATTTTGTTGAGTGGATCTTTGTTGCAGATGTTTCATTTTAGTTCTGTATGATAATgttctatgttttgattttctcagaTGCAAGTTATGGTATAGATCTGTAACATGGAACCATTCACCAGATTGATCTGTTGAATTTTTTATGTCTCAGAGACTGTCAAGATGGAGGGTTGCCCAGCTAGATTTGGTGCCATTAGCCAACTATTTCCAGAACAAGCATCTGAGATCAAATCAAGATTTTGGCAGAATGGTTATCAGGCACACACGAGAACAGAACTCATCTGCCCTGAACCTCGTCGGGCGACTCGGGCTCCCTATGTCTTGGATGGTCTCAACAGATCCTGCTCCCGGCCAAAGGGGTAAGATGTtattaacttttgaaaaatagatGGCTAGTGTCCATTGTGTTGCCCGATCAACTTCATTGTGAAGAATTCTAACTCTCCGAGTCTGATTACATTGCAGTATGATGCAAATGCATCGAGGGGAATTTGAGATCTTGGACATAATCTTGAACAAGGTACCTGTTGGTATTCTTTCCTCAAACCTCGAGTGAGTTTGACTGTTAAGAGTTGTTATTCTTGTGTACTGGTGACACTTACAAGTTCACTTCCAGCAGGATGATGGAGATCTAGATACAGGCAACCAAATGAGCTTCTTCTGCGGCTCACCTCCTGTTCGCACAAGCAATCCCATTGTCCATGATGCAGTCTTCATCAAACAATCCCTTTGTCAAGTCTCTCCTCTGGGGCCGATCTCCCCAGGGTCAAAGCTCTCATTAGCAAGAACGGAAAGGGTGGAACGAGGATCCCCGTCCTGTGGTTCTTCACTCGGGACGAAGCCCAAGGTGCGAATTGAAGGATTCACTTGCGGAAACTCAGAGCCGCACTGCGTGGTTCCTGCCTTTGCTTGACCTTTAGAATGTGACCTTTTTAACAATCTGTGTGCTTATGCCGGAAAAGTTAGTCCGGTGAGCCTTCTGTGTCTTGTAAATAGGTTTGAAGTTGTCCTCACCTTTCGAGTGTTGTCGTCTTGTAAATAGTCCAGAGATCGGTGTTTTTTGTGGTTCTCGCTTGCTCATCTGTGTCGATGAAAGCCTGCAGCTGAAGTTTGTCAGTTGGAGTTAAACAAACTCCCAACTCTACCATGCAACTCTTTGTACATATACTTCCTTTTGTATTGCATTCGAAGTTGGaatgtttttcgtatttttttttcatattccaGAAGAGAAACGTTCTTGAGTCATTTCATTTGTGAATCTTTTTGTGAAATTGTGAACTTGCAGTGTGTTTTGTTCACTTGGCTTGTAAATGTAATtatgaatgaataaatatattttgtttttcttgcatTATTTAGAATGTTGTTTGTTTGGAAAAAGTTAAAAAAGTATTTCTTActttaaaatgaaatgataatttAACTCTCTCCAACGTGAGTCGTACTTTGGTTAACGAGGTTTTATTGGTCATCCATTGGCCCGGGAAAAGTGGTCTGTTAACATGCGTTTGAGCCTTTGACCGTTAATTGATTAACTACTTGGCCCACTCTAACTAACATGTGCATGTCACGTGGTGTCTTCGTTGTTTTGTTCTCTATTTTATTGGGGCTCATTTTTTgaggattttctttttctattgctCTCTCTCCCCTATATATTGATTAACACAaaattctttttggtttttttaatggttttaatGCAAATCACAtgacaaacaattttttttttctttggtaaaCTAAAGATATTCTTAAGACTTTTAGATAACATTTACTATATCAGCAAATTGAATAATTTACTAGTTATCTAAGGCCAGTAAACCATGTGTTGCTAATATTAGAATTACTTGggtccaaattattttttaaaataaaataaataaatcatgattcATGACAACTAGGAGTTACTAAGCTTTCTTGCTTGCATTTGTGTTTTTCCCAAAGATTGAATTAATATTTGCAAACCAAACTAGGAGACACTTAAGTAAAGGACAAAGACTACTAACTATGAGAAGCCAAGCTAAGCAAAGTTCATCATCTTTAATGAAAACGCCCAACTTGTTTTATCCCATGGATCTCTTCTTTGGCACCCTCTTCTTGTCTCAAAGACTTTGTTTGTGACCACCTTTGTTCTCTCATTACCATTATTTCATCTTAATCCTCTTTGTTTAAGTCCTTAAACCACCATCAAAAACTATTTTGCTGATTAAAAGCGACCTTCATAGACTAAGTATAATGATGCCTTGACTATGTATTTATGTGCCTAATGTTAAACACCAATTAAACTCTTAATGTTTATATAAACCTCTTAAAGTGTTAATGCAATGCTCAAGTGCCTCCTCTTGTGCTCAAAGATTGCAAAAGGACAAATAGTAAAGATCAAATGGcaccataaattttaaaatgcatGCATGGACTGCAGGCTTTGAAATAGTTTTTTGATAAGAAGAACTTTTTCTTGGTGTCATGTTCTCAAGTCCTCAATTTGCATTGTTATATATGTCAATCAGTAAATATTTTCCATTCCTTGCATTGTTTTGAAATCTTTTAATTCATTGGTTTTCCAACTCTTTCACTGCTCTGAAAAAGCTCTCAAGCATGTCAACAAACACATCAGATGATGAATCTCAATCTCAGAGTGCACATAATCTGCAGCCATTAATTGTTGCATCCTCtgcaaagaaaagaagaaatctcCCCGGAAATCCAGGCAAGAACATTTATATTATAGTGTCATTGAGATCAGTGAATAAGGTAATTGTTTTTTTGCAGACCCAGATGCTGAAGTGGTAGCACTATCACCAAGAACATTGTTAGCTacaaatagatatatatgtgAGGTATGTCACAAAGGATTTCAGAGAGATCAGAACCTGCAACTGCACAGGAGAGGACACAACTTGCCATGGAAACTGAAACAGAGGACAAACACGGAAGCCAAGAAGAAGGTCTATGTATGTCCTGAGCCCAGTTGTGTTCACCATGATCCAAGCAGAGCATTGGGAGATCTTACTGGTATTAAAGAAAATCTTAAGAGTATGCAAAGTGgttaaaaaataagtatatttGCTAATATAGATTTGGTTTGCATATGACAAACAGGGATTAAGAAACACTACTCGAGAAAGCACGGAGAGAAGAAATGGAAGTGTGACAAGTGTTCGAAGAAGTACGCTGTTCAATCTGATTGGAAAGCTCATGCGAAGATCTGCGGCACTAAGGAGTATCGCTGTGATTGTGGCACCATTTTCTCGAGGTACACATTTTAATAATCAATAGTACATGCATGAAAATCCATTGTAACATTTGAATTTTGTTCGGCATTGTGATGCAGGAAAGATAGCTTTGTGACGCATAGAGCATTCTGCGATGCACTGGCGGAGGAGAACTGCAGAACAAACCATGGGATTGCATCAATGGTGGGAAGTATACAAAGCCAAACACAAGATATGTTCTCACACTCCATGGCTGGATTGCACTCATCATCAAGTTCAGAGCAGAGCACACTGTCTCTGAACCCTCTGATGTCCTCAGGACTTCTTCAGTTGGGAGGAATGAATTTGGGGAACTCATCTGCTTACATGTCTGCAACTGCTTTGCTGCAAAAGGCTGCAGAAATGGGAGCTAGAGTTAGTGATGATTCCATCTCTCCAATACTTCTAAGAGGATTCACTggttataataatattattaataataacaatataaactCTAACTCTGCTTACTCTGAATTGACACAATTTGTCGAAAATCATGGGAGTTGTATGGTTGGTTTGCAAGGGCAGGTTAAGAGGAATAATGGTGAGTTGACAGGGGAGACAAGGGATGGAAGGATGACTCAGGATTTCTTAGGAATTGGAACTAGAACTACTGCTGGTTCTGTTTCTCATGGCTATGTTCAGGACACTGCTGGATTGAGGTACTCTGATGAGCAGCAGcagaagcagcagcagcagcaacagcatgATGAAGTGGAGATGtattcttatcatcatcagATGGCACAGAGGACAAATACAATGGAGAAACCAATGTGGGATTTCTGAAATGATGTCTTAGTTcactgttttttctttttaataatattctcAATTCTATTTTTACATTCCAATGGCTCATGATGGATTGGATTTGCAAGTTGATTTGTTTTCTGCTCATCTGGAAAAGAAGGCATTGTTATGTTTCTTGTTGCCATAGTCTATGCTGATGTTTAATGAAAAGAGAGAGCACTTTGCTGATAAATATTGCATGTGATAAGTTAGTTGAAGAACTTATCTGATGCATATGCATTCACAATCAATTGTTTCCTACAATAAATGACATTATATACTGTGAATCAAGCTACAAGTATTGAAATTTAATGTTTTGCTAAATATTTAGAACAATATCACATTGCCATGAATTCAAATGCACTGCAATTTGAGGTATAGTTACATGAATGAAGGGTGATGCAGGAAACTTGAAAAAAGAAAGCATCTTCTGTTCTTTTCCCTCAATAAAAGCTCGACATTAAAGTAATTAATGCATCATCAATAATGTCATCTTCTTCACCCATTTATGAAAAATCTGCTAATCATAGATAAAAATTATCCAATGACGTCACATACTGCAGAAGGCACGAGCAAGGCCTTAACAAGTAGTTTTTGGCTCTGGCatgagtaattaaaaaaatcttctaaGAAGCTCTTGATTTTGACCTCAGAATAAATGACCAACAGTTTACTCTTTGGTGCTTCAGAATTTCTTGGACAATCTGAAAATAATAAGTACTTGCACTGCTTGAAAAATGGTAGGCATCTCAAGAGTAAACATATTATGTTTTCAGCCATTCTTGAAAGTAAGATTGCATCTTATCCCGGTTTGCGGCATTGCCCACATTAACTGTGGGAATAATCCTCTCTGGTCTCAGGAACTAATGACATCAAGAAGAAAGTAATGTCAAAATAAATCAACACATGAAAATAATACTATGGGTATGGATCATACCTTCACAAATTCTCTGAGCTCTTCATAATTTGAGTGCTCACTGTAGGGAACACCTGTAAAATACTCGAGCAAATCAAGTTAATAAACATCCAAATCACATAATAGTCAATGCACCAAAAAACCAACATGAAGTGTTGAGCAAAAAGTTAATTTCATGATCTGGATCATGAAAAAGCACAACTTGCAAGGCTAAGGTGcaatatcaaacaaaacaaatggttAACTTCAAAAGTTGCAGGACAGAATATTCAAGGCCATAATTGCAGTGATCCTTACATCTGTTGCTAAGCAAAGTTCATTAAGTGTTAATATGCTTTAGTAGTTCATGCTTTCTAGGCATTGTAGATGAACTCTTACAGAATGATTACTGAGAAATCTTGTTTTGAAGGGTTTTCTCTCAAAGAGGGAAATATATGTTCCTGAAACTAGTCTATTCAAGAGTTTGATGTTCCTAAGTTTGTGTCTTTCTTTGGCGGTAATCTCATATCGGCCGTTTGGAGTTGTATGTTGGATTGCCTTGAGCTTCTTTGATGCTGGACTTTAAATGCAATGGCATGTTTGGAGTGATGATCCATCTCCTGTAAGCACTTATTCTTCAGTTTTGTCTCCTTGGTTAGGTTATTTACATTTGGGAGCATCAGTAGCCTTTGGTTGTTACTAGTTGAAGGATGGTTGGCAAGATATTTTGGtcaattttgttattattttttcactTCTACTATAGGCTACAGAGTTTTCCTTGATGTGTGGTTAACAAAGATTATGAAAGGTTTGCACAAGAAACCTAACTATTGCTGAATGCTACCTTCAATATAAGTCAAAAGCAATAGTTGATTGAGATTTGTCAGCAAATTGACAAGCAACAGTCCAAGATTAATAACAATGTGTTAAGTATCAAATTGTTCCGGCATCAATCAAAtacatctttaaaaaaatgaaccaTATGATTTTCATAAGTATCTCCAGAGTGTTTCGTGACCTTTATGTGTTACTTGGACATATCGAAACATGGGAAAAAAACTTGATTCGAACATATCCAGAAAATCTAGCTGACAAAATCAACTCTCAGCAATTGGAAAAGTTGGAGCATACCGTATATAGTGATGTTGCCTTTGGAGGTGGGTTTAATTAGATCCAAATGGTTTCCAGTGGCCTCCGAATATGTCCACCCTAAATATTAGAAGAGAGAATATTACCCTGTGAACaagatattgaaaaataataaaatagatgaaaaaaacCTGTTGGACGAAATGCTAGAACTGCTGTGAA
Proteins encoded in this region:
- the LOC120270987 gene encoding uncharacterized protein LOC120270987 isoform X1; protein product: MEGCPARFGAISQLFPEQASEIKSRFWQNGYQAHTRTELICPEPRRATRAPYVLDGLNRSCSRPKGMMQMHRGEFEILDIILNKQDDGDLDTGNQMSFFCGSPPVRTSNPIVHDAVFIKQSLCQVSPLGPISPGSKLSLARTERVERGSPSCGSSLGTKPKVRIEGFTCGNSEPHCVVPAFA
- the LOC120270884 gene encoding protein indeterminate-domain 7-like, which translates into the protein MSTNTSDDESQSQSAHNLQPLIVASSAKKRRNLPGNPDPDAEVVALSPRTLLATNRYICEVCHKGFQRDQNLQLHRRGHNLPWKLKQRTNTEAKKKVYVCPEPSCVHHDPSRALGDLTGIKKHYSRKHGEKKWKCDKCSKKYAVQSDWKAHAKICGTKEYRCDCGTIFSRKDSFVTHRAFCDALAEENCRTNHGIASMVGSIQSQTQDMFSHSMAGLHSSSSSEQSTLSLNPLMSSGLLQLGGMNLGNSSAYMSATALLQKAAEMGARVSDDSISPILLRGFTGYNNIINNNNINSNSAYSELTQFVENHGSCMVGLQGQVKRNNGELTGETRDGRMTQDFLGIGTRTTAGSVSHGYVQDTAGLRYSDEQQQKQQQQQQHDEVEMYSYHHQMAQRTNTMEKPMWDF
- the LOC120270987 gene encoding uncharacterized protein LOC120270987 isoform X2, producing the protein MEGCPARFGAISQLFPEQASEIKSRFWQNGYQAHTRTELICPEPRRATRAPYVLDGLNRSCSRPKGMMQMHRGEFEILDIILNKDDGDLDTGNQMSFFCGSPPVRTSNPIVHDAVFIKQSLCQVSPLGPISPGSKLSLARTERVERGSPSCGSSLGTKPKVRIEGFTCGNSEPHCVVPAFA